One genomic segment of bacterium includes these proteins:
- a CDS encoding redoxin family protein, with product MITRNRVVHGIAVLMFVAVASFVSAEIKPIEVTSLDGKRLTVGRGGELPELVMVLATRCPVSNAYNSRMAAIAKEYEGKVKVVGVNPNETEDNAEVIRHAKENGLNFPVYRDPGLKLTEMWKLRVTPEVFLFDKAGKLYYSGRIDDSQEESKIKSQDLRNALDRLLSGKAAIVSETKPFGCSIKRMK from the coding sequence ATGATTACTCGAAACCGCGTGGTTCATGGAATTGCGGTACTAATGTTCGTTGCAGTTGCCTCGTTTGTCAGCGCAGAAATAAAACCGATCGAAGTGACAAGTCTCGACGGGAAGAGATTGACGGTGGGGAGAGGTGGCGAACTCCCGGAATTGGTGATGGTGCTTGCAACCCGTTGCCCGGTATCGAACGCCTATAATAGCCGGATGGCGGCGATTGCCAAGGAGTATGAAGGCAAAGTAAAAGTCGTCGGTGTTAATCCGAACGAGACTGAGGATAATGCGGAAGTAATCCGTCACGCGAAAGAAAACGGATTGAATTTCCCAGTCTATCGCGATCCAGGTTTGAAGCTGACCGAGATGTGGAAGTTACGGGTTACACCAGAAGTCTTCTTGTTTGACAAAGCTGGCAAATTATACTATTCCGGTCGTATCGACGATAGTCAGGAAGAATCGAAAATCAAATCACAGGATTTACGCAACGCACTCGATCGCTTGCTCTCCGGGAAAGCAGCTATCGTTAGCGAAACAAAACCATTCGGTTGTTCGATTAAACGAATGAAATAA
- a CDS encoding NAD(P)/FAD-dependent oxidoreductase, translated as MHYVVLGAGAAGIAALRAIHREEPSAKLTCITTEPAPFYFRPMLVELFARSAFNHDAGKVPIGLEAVDWHFGARVMTIAPKENVVKLATGEAITYDFLIIATGSKADLSFVEPFREVVNVLHSYSDLIRLKKNLQFGEVLVIGGGYVAIEIIRQLHNRGNSVTYFARPDYFWPREVPGVTASDIEQILTGVAVPPQFDNEVVDVVDWNGTQYSVIDKKGQRHMVDVILAIPVETPNIGLLKGSGIRCEEGVIVNEELRTNIPNIFAAGDCAQVLDLKHQINRVNFGWRSAEKQGELAGQNAVGKNVVYVPSSQDFYFLDLLGKSLLDRWAGPEQSINS; from the coding sequence ATGCATTATGTCGTCTTAGGCGCTGGTGCGGCTGGTATTGCCGCCCTCCGCGCGATTCACCGGGAAGAGCCATCGGCAAAACTCACTTGTATCACCACTGAGCCAGCGCCATTTTACTTCCGGCCGATGCTGGTCGAGCTGTTTGCCCGCAGTGCCTTTAACCATGATGCTGGGAAAGTACCCATTGGACTGGAAGCAGTTGATTGGCATTTTGGGGCGCGGGTAATGACAATTGCACCAAAAGAAAACGTGGTGAAATTGGCTACTGGTGAAGCAATCACTTATGACTTTTTAATCATTGCAACAGGCTCGAAAGCTGATCTCAGTTTTGTTGAACCATTTCGGGAAGTCGTCAATGTCCTGCACTCATATTCGGATTTGATCCGCTTGAAAAAGAATTTGCAATTTGGTGAAGTATTGGTGATAGGCGGCGGCTATGTTGCAATCGAGATTATCAGGCAACTGCATAATCGCGGAAACAGCGTCACATACTTTGCTCGACCCGATTACTTTTGGCCGCGGGAAGTACCCGGTGTAACCGCCTCCGACATCGAACAAATCCTTACTGGCGTCGCGGTTCCACCACAATTCGATAACGAAGTCGTTGATGTCGTCGATTGGAACGGTACGCAATACTCCGTAATCGATAAAAAAGGGCAGCGTCACATGGTGGATGTGATTTTAGCGATTCCGGTAGAAACTCCGAACATCGGTTTGCTCAAAGGTAGTGGCATTCGTTGTGAGGAGGGCGTTATCGTGAATGAGGAGTTGCGCACGAACATCCCGAATATTTTTGCTGCCGGAGATTGTGCACAGGTGCTTGATCTGAAACATCAAATCAATCGGGTAAATTTTGGCTGGCGAAGCGCCGAGAAACAAGGCGAATTAGCCGGACAAAACGCTGTGGGTAAGAATGTTGTATATGTTCCTTCTTCACAGGATTTTTATTTCCTCGATTTGCTTGGCAAGAGTTTGCTGGATCGTTGGGCAGGTCCCGAACAAAGTATCAACAGCTAA
- a CDS encoding 16S rRNA (uracil(1498)-N(3))-methyltransferase — MITLYHPMLALDDAVCNDLPDSERKHLRALHVEVGETTRLVDGKGNARVGILSLFDKDNCIISELLETPTNEPLQERILLISQIDPTHLETAVGLLVPLGVTQIVILHTQYSQLLPRFRVQRHTGIAIAAMKQCNRSRIPKFDFAEDGRGWKLVEVLDNLPSSERFLADSAGEPVTPKLLSELNRDTNLVIAVGPEGGLTDQERVLLLSYEFRPISLGARILRTELASATALAKLSDDK, encoded by the coding sequence ATGATAACGCTCTACCATCCCATGCTTGCCCTTGATGATGCGGTTTGCAATGATCTGCCCGACTCCGAGCGGAAACATCTACGCGCCCTTCATGTGGAAGTAGGAGAAACCACTCGATTAGTAGATGGCAAGGGGAATGCTCGAGTGGGAATTCTATCGCTGTTTGATAAAGACAACTGCATCATTTCCGAATTACTGGAAACGCCAACCAATGAGCCGTTGCAAGAGCGAATCCTGCTGATCTCGCAAATCGATCCCACTCATTTAGAAACTGCGGTCGGGTTGTTAGTTCCGTTGGGCGTTACTCAAATCGTTATACTTCATACTCAATACTCACAATTGCTACCGCGCTTTCGAGTGCAACGACACACAGGAATAGCGATTGCTGCGATGAAGCAGTGCAACCGCTCCCGGATTCCTAAATTCGACTTCGCCGAAGATGGCCGCGGTTGGAAACTGGTTGAGGTACTCGACAATCTTCCTTCTTCCGAACGGTTTCTTGCTGATTCTGCGGGTGAGCCGGTTACGCCTAAGCTATTGTCGGAGTTAAACCGAGATACCAACTTAGTCATCGCAGTTGGACCGGAAGGTGGTTTGACTGATCAGGAACGGGTGTTGCTGCTATCCTACGAGTTTCGTCCGATCTCCTTGGGAGCTCGGATCTTGCGAACGGAACTGGCGTCTGCTACCGCTCTGGCAAAGCTTTCTGACGATAAGTAA